In Streptomyces sp. NBC_01707, a genomic segment contains:
- a CDS encoding DUF4350 domain-containing protein — protein sequence MTAVATATTASPTSASPSPRQVWSRTRGLLFALLLLVAAGIVLATARSGDQHGRLDPRSADQHGSRAVAQLLKDRGVSVSVTTTLDDTTAATGPDTTLLVTAPNLLTRHQQDELRAATTDSTGRTVLLAADPLSVDALVPGVHASSPGPVAARAPQCSLPAARTAGDADTGGFRYTTDGLDTIGCYPSGNLPTVLLVQGKGAGDSVLLGSPDLLYNNRLASHGNASLALQLLGSRPHLVWYLPSLADPSAARNDQGADGGVDDGSGNQRSFVDLIPSGWLWGTLQLAVAALLAAVWRARRLGPLVTERLPVAIRASESTEGRARLYRKANARDRAASSLRSATRTRLAPLIGVSPRDAHSPSVLLPAVSARRSTAEGGLDTLLFGPEPADDAALVRLADQLDTLEREVRTS from the coding sequence ATGACCGCAGTCGCCACCGCCACCACTGCGTCCCCCACCTCGGCCTCCCCCTCTCCCCGCCAGGTGTGGTCCCGCACCCGCGGTCTGCTGTTCGCCCTCCTCCTTCTCGTAGCGGCCGGAATCGTCCTCGCCACCGCGCGCTCCGGCGATCAGCACGGCCGACTCGACCCCCGCTCCGCCGACCAGCACGGCAGCCGGGCCGTCGCCCAACTCCTCAAGGACCGCGGCGTCTCCGTCAGCGTGACCACCACGCTCGACGACACCACCGCGGCGACCGGCCCCGACACCACTCTGCTCGTCACCGCCCCGAACCTGCTGACGCGGCATCAGCAGGACGAACTCCGCGCCGCGACCACCGACTCGACAGGCCGCACCGTCCTCCTCGCCGCCGACCCTCTGTCCGTGGACGCACTCGTCCCCGGCGTCCACGCGAGCTCCCCCGGCCCGGTGGCCGCCCGCGCACCGCAGTGCTCCCTGCCCGCGGCCCGCACGGCGGGCGACGCCGACACGGGCGGCTTCCGGTACACGACGGACGGCCTCGACACCATCGGCTGCTACCCAAGTGGCAACCTCCCCACCGTGCTCCTCGTCCAGGGGAAGGGCGCCGGCGACAGCGTCCTCCTCGGCTCCCCCGATCTGCTCTACAACAACCGACTCGCCAGCCACGGCAACGCCTCCCTGGCCCTGCAACTCCTCGGCTCCCGCCCGCATCTGGTCTGGTATCTCCCCTCGCTCGCTGATCCTTCCGCCGCTCGGAACGACCAAGGTGCCGACGGCGGTGTCGACGACGGCTCGGGCAACCAGCGCAGCTTCGTCGACCTCATCCCGTCGGGCTGGCTCTGGGGCACCCTGCAACTCGCCGTCGCCGCCCTGCTCGCAGCCGTCTGGCGCGCCCGCCGACTGGGCCCCCTGGTCACCGAACGGCTGCCCGTGGCTATTCGCGCCTCCGAATCCACGGAGGGCCGCGCCCGCCTCTACCGCAAGGCGAACGCCCGGGACCGGGCTGCTTCCTCACTGCGCTCCGCCACCCGCACTCGTCTCGCACCCCTCATCGGCGTCTCCCCACGCGATGCCCACTCCCCCTCCGTGCTCCTCCCCGCCGTCTCCGCGCGCCGCAGCACCGCTGAAGGCGGCCTGGACACCCTGCTCTTCGGACCGGAGCCGGCCGACGACGCCGCCCTTGTCCGTCTGGCAGACCAACTCGACA
- a CDS encoding DUF4129 domain-containing protein, producing the protein MSGAGGTTTARLLIHASSDVPVDTPRVPAREAAKHELSRPMYHENDPNLLQRGLDRLWGWLGDLFATASNAAPGGPLGLIVLVLVVIGLAVALWWRLGTPQRTLRTAAALFDDSPRSAAEHRTAAEAHAAAQRWNEAVQERMRAIVRSLEERALLDPRPGRTADEAAAEAGRSLPGHEMALRAAARNFDDVTYGGRTADQQTYLTVEALDRDLENAKPLLTTVVRGAAE; encoded by the coding sequence GTGTCGGGGGCGGGGGGCACCACAACAGCACGGCTATTGATCCACGCAAGCAGCGACGTACCGGTGGACACTCCACGCGTCCCCGCCCGTGAGGCGGCGAAGCACGAGCTGTCCCGTCCGATGTACCACGAGAACGACCCGAACCTCCTCCAGCGTGGCCTCGACCGCCTGTGGGGGTGGCTCGGCGATCTCTTCGCCACGGCCTCGAACGCCGCACCGGGTGGGCCGCTCGGGCTGATCGTCCTCGTACTGGTGGTCATCGGCCTGGCCGTCGCTCTCTGGTGGCGGCTGGGCACCCCGCAGCGCACCCTCCGCACCGCGGCCGCGCTCTTCGACGACAGCCCCCGCAGCGCGGCCGAACACCGCACGGCCGCCGAGGCGCACGCTGCCGCCCAGCGCTGGAACGAGGCCGTCCAGGAACGCATGCGCGCCATCGTGCGCTCCCTCGAAGAACGCGCCCTCCTCGACCCACGCCCCGGCCGCACGGCCGACGAGGCCGCCGCCGAGGCGGGCCGCTCACTGCCCGGCCACGAGATGGCGCTGCGCGCCGCCGCCCGCAACTTCGACGACGTCACATACGGCGGCCGGACCGCCGACCAGCAGACGTATCTGACCGTGGAGGCCCTCGACCGCGACCTCGAGAACGCCAAGCCGCTGCTGACCACCGTGGTCCGGGGGGCCGCCGAATGA
- a CDS encoding glycerophosphoryl diester phosphodiesterase membrane domain-containing protein yields the protein MNDTPGWASPGSAPSDSQEAGVPQTSAPTNGNGNAGNWSPTQPPAGQWSPPSIPGPGHGAPPPAPGWGRPQGSGWGQPPAAKPGVIPLRPLGVGEILDGAVSAMRAHWRTVLGITLTVSVIAQIAIILVQRYLLPEPASVDPNATGAEALRQAADSARSSMVYSAPSTLITLIATLFTTAMLTVVISRSVLGRSVTLSEAWAEARPRLLQLLGLTLLLALMAAGIMAVGVLPGTLMGSTAGVGLILIGFMAACVVVVWLMVRFCLASPALMLERQSITVSMRRSAKLVRGTWWRMFGILLLTWLLTIIVTLVIAIPFGIIGMIVDGDGLSSFLTGESTGFGWPFLIISGIGEVIVSTITYPLSAGVMALLYVDQRIRREALDLDLARAAGLPGYDTRS from the coding sequence ATGAACGACACTCCGGGCTGGGCCTCGCCCGGATCTGCCCCCTCCGACAGCCAGGAGGCGGGCGTCCCCCAGACTTCCGCGCCCACGAACGGCAACGGCAACGCCGGGAACTGGTCTCCCACGCAGCCGCCCGCTGGGCAGTGGTCCCCACCGAGCATCCCCGGCCCCGGTCACGGCGCACCGCCGCCCGCCCCCGGCTGGGGCAGGCCGCAGGGATCCGGCTGGGGTCAGCCACCTGCGGCAAAGCCCGGTGTCATCCCGCTCCGCCCGCTCGGCGTCGGCGAGATCCTCGACGGTGCGGTCTCCGCGATGCGGGCGCACTGGCGCACGGTCCTCGGAATCACCCTCACCGTTTCCGTGATCGCCCAGATCGCCATCATCCTCGTGCAGCGCTACCTGCTGCCGGAACCCGCGTCGGTCGACCCGAACGCGACCGGCGCGGAGGCGCTCCGCCAGGCCGCCGACTCCGCCCGGTCCTCCATGGTCTACAGCGCCCCGTCCACGCTCATCACCCTGATCGCGACGCTCTTCACCACAGCCATGCTCACCGTGGTGATCAGCCGCTCGGTACTGGGCCGCTCCGTGACGCTCTCCGAAGCATGGGCCGAGGCCCGGCCCCGCCTGCTCCAGCTGCTGGGCCTGACCCTGCTGCTGGCCTTGATGGCCGCCGGAATCATGGCAGTGGGCGTGCTGCCCGGTACGCTGATGGGTTCCACCGCAGGCGTCGGCCTCATCCTCATCGGCTTCATGGCCGCCTGTGTCGTCGTCGTCTGGCTCATGGTCCGGTTCTGCCTCGCCTCGCCGGCGCTGATGCTCGAGCGGCAGTCGATCACCGTCTCGATGCGCCGGTCCGCGAAGCTGGTCCGAGGCACCTGGTGGCGGATGTTCGGCATCCTGCTCCTCACCTGGCTCCTGACAATCATCGTGACCCTGGTCATCGCGATCCCGTTCGGCATCATCGGGATGATCGTGGACGGCGACGGCCTGAGCAGCTTCCTCACCGGCGAGTCCACCGGATTCGGCTGGCCGTTCCTGATCATCTCCGGCATCGGCGAGGTCATCGTCTCCACGATCACCTATCCGCTCTCCGCCGGTGTGATGGCTCTGCTCTACGTGGACCAGCGCATCCGGCGCGAAGCACTCGACCTCGATCTCGCCAGGGCCGCGGGCCTGCCCGGCTACGACACCAGGAGCTGA